A section of the Ignavibacteriales bacterium genome encodes:
- a CDS encoding glycosyltransferase, with translation MTLFFIITVVAYLLVHLLLYFGLLRSMRLKQDRDKPLPKVTLIVAARNEEKIIARCISFLKKLEYDKSLLEIFLVNDKSDDRTKEIMLEETKGLDYFKVIDSEPDETGNLLGKPNAIDTAIRKASGEILFTTDADCEAPPEWLLETVSYYDEKTAIIGGFTNIDYSGSIFNKVQSLDWVYLHSLAAGSAGINSPIACIGNNMSFRKDIYDKVGGFASIPFSITEDLALLREVDRNHKDYNIKYPVDPKCLMKTEPCRDFLTLARQKKRWLKGATRVNWLGFIFAFEYAAINILFIAGYLFLDLQDYLWMVLVIFLSELISIVPVIRRFKLKNLLIYYPFFRIYFTIYSLFTPVLFLTGKKIIWKGRKF, from the coding sequence ATGACGCTTTTCTTCATCATCACCGTTGTTGCCTATTTACTGGTTCACCTCCTTCTATATTTTGGATTGCTTAGATCTATGCGCCTTAAGCAAGACCGTGATAAACCCCTTCCAAAAGTTACTCTGATCGTTGCCGCTAGAAATGAAGAAAAAATAATCGCCCGCTGTATCTCTTTCCTAAAAAAGCTTGAATATGATAAAAGCCTTCTCGAAATATTTCTCGTAAATGATAAATCCGATGATCGCACAAAAGAGATAATGCTTGAAGAAACAAAGGGGCTGGATTATTTTAAGGTAATTGACTCGGAACCCGACGAAACAGGCAACCTGCTCGGCAAACCTAATGCTATAGATACGGCAATAAGGAAAGCAAGCGGTGAAATACTCTTCACAACCGATGCCGACTGTGAAGCGCCTCCCGAATGGTTACTCGAAACAGTATCATATTACGATGAAAAGACCGCTATCATCGGCGGCTTTACAAACATCGATTACAGCGGGTCCATATTCAATAAAGTACAATCGCTCGATTGGGTATACCTCCATTCACTTGCCGCTGGAAGCGCAGGAATTAATTCCCCTATCGCGTGCATTGGGAATAACATGTCATTCCGTAAAGATATTTACGATAAAGTTGGCGGTTTTGCGAGTATACCTTTCTCTATCACTGAAGACCTGGCTCTCCTGCGTGAAGTAGACCGCAACCACAAGGATTATAATATAAAATATCCCGTTGACCCTAAGTGCCTTATGAAGACCGAACCGTGTCGCGACTTCCTCACACTTGCCCGCCAAAAGAAACGCTGGCTAAAGGGCGCTACACGCGTCAACTGGCTCGGATTTATATTCGCATTCGAGTACGCGGCAATAAACATTCTTTTTATTGCCGGATATCTTTTTCTTGATTTGCAGGATTATTTATGGATGGTGCTTGTTATTTTCCTCTCTGAACTCATCTCTATCGTTCCCGTCATAAGGAGATTCAAACTCAAAAACCTTCTCATATATTACCCGTTCTTCAGGATATACTTTACAATATACTCACTCTTTACGCCCGTCTTGTTTTTAACAGGAAAGAAAATAATCTGGAAAGGCAGGAAGTTCTAG
- a CDS encoding D-tyrosyl-tRNA(Tyr) deacylase yields the protein MIAVIQRVSEASVEIDGKEYSSIGQGYLVLLGIKKGDGEANASPLAKKIIDLRIFQDDAGKMNLGLRDVDGEVLVISQFTLCTDDSKSGNRPSFTMAEEPGRANELYEFIVKEMKEYYQAEKIKTGVFAAEMKVSLVNEGPVTIILDK from the coding sequence TTGATAGCGGTGATACAGAGGGTATCGGAAGCGAGCGTAGAGATAGATGGAAAGGAATACAGTTCGATAGGACAAGGGTACCTTGTTTTGCTCGGGATAAAGAAGGGGGATGGTGAAGCAAACGCATCGCCACTTGCAAAAAAGATAATTGACCTGAGGATATTCCAGGATGATGCGGGGAAGATGAACCTTGGACTGCGTGACGTGGACGGTGAGGTGCTGGTTATATCGCAATTCACTCTGTGTACGGATGACAGTAAGAGCGGTAACAGACCGAGCTTTACAATGGCAGAGGAGCCGGGAAGGGCGAATGAATTGTACGAGTTTATCGTTAAAGAAATGAAAGAGTACTATCAGGCGGAGAAGATAAAGACAGGTGTATTTGCGGCAGAGATGAAAGTGTCGCTTGTAAACGAAGGTCCTGTAACGATAATTTTAGATAAATAG
- the porU gene encoding type IX secretion system sortase PorU produces MNSAKILTISILLFTAASLSFSQDRSLNDKQPVSTESEKRPDTYIDENIKPGDDFKVISSSSSAIEIEYTPIYTGAFDFIGATSRDSKQGYPDARFRSFPLFLPGPMNNRIEIIDYKYEDTQNFDLPPIPTPVKSKDNMQTDFELKKDDKAYSSNSFYPVDAGSLEPVTMFRNKYISNAIISPVLYNPATKTLRRYSYIKFRVTFGSSPIYTNKQQSFEENLYYRDLAINSSVAINWSTPDFNNPLDNGPANSVLQSGDFYKIEVKETGMYKLDKNALQNAGINVSGIDPRTIKIYGNSGREIPFSNAIPVATDLIENRILVVGQDDGVFDDGDYVVFFGRSQSDWTYSESEPSVSPYYHYMNPYTKSNYYWITFGGSNGLRMNPVNSPNQANPLSEPYFYDISFEDPEVNNLGSTGTIWFSQRIGPGESFTFNKSLKGYAPGVPMEIYSKYGNGTYFTTAYFEFSESSSGYNSITDVFGYSGDFSHINLVDKRFQLTPNSENFTLRISLPSNLNPSNVVGYYDFVEFKYPRTFSSVDNNTLFFHAKDTTGTYEYTVSTFTSPDVRIYDLTDEFNIDLITPLSNSNGTVKFQSNQTQGTPRTYCLVGGSNNYKAPLSISSKVPNQNLHGITDGASFIIITDKEFIPAAQRLKAMREKPGPSYLKTMIVDIDQIYNEFSAGVMDPLAVRSFLKRAYYNWSERPVYVMFLGDGSYDFRNIYNLQTKNYLPSMQKSDITINEINSFPSDDFVTNINDTASLVQAVKPDFGVGRICANSLTDANNYIDKIEKYENPENNGLWKKKIMYVADDGWTTSNPGGEGSLHTGQCEMVAEFYTPQDFEKEKIYIVNYPTVITAQGRRKPQANIDIVRGWNEGRLVVNYTGHGSADLWAHEQIFERQVSIPQLNNSKRYPLVTIASCDLARYDDPFFPSAAEELTNLPNKGAIGVIAAVRPVYASQNAVFNNTFWNNFAWKKDTLNLPIRIGRAMYNTKQSFSSVSDNDTKYVLLCDPTLRIAIPQYFTRIDSINGTPGSDTAILKALQKVKISGSVLRPDSTFWNDYNGEVFIKIFDVSRYITVYDFGFPFTFRLDGGLIFAGNASVTNGLWNLEFVVPKDISYRNGSGKLIGYFQNSNTDGSGYTDRFVLNGIDSLAVADTTGPQISIFMGDRNFRTGDVINQNSTLIADFFDQNGMNLTGTIGHKIEAIINNNENNKIDLTSYYNATSGYQYGSLEYPLQNLASGDYNLKIKAWDTYNNYSVSSVDFKVMDNSQLVIENVYNYPNPMTDNTSFLFNQNLDQPLDVKIKIYTVSGRLIKELTQSNVTDKFVKIDWDGRDDDGDNIANGTYIYRLIVKTQDGTFNETSTGKIAKLK; encoded by the coding sequence ATGAATTCAGCCAAAATATTAACTATCTCAATATTACTTTTTACTGCTGCTAGCCTGTCCTTTTCACAGGATAGAAGCCTTAACGATAAACAACCTGTAAGTACGGAATCTGAAAAGAGACCGGATACTTACATCGACGAAAATATCAAGCCGGGGGATGACTTCAAAGTGATCTCATCGTCCAGCTCCGCTATTGAAATTGAATACACACCTATTTATACAGGTGCATTCGATTTTATTGGCGCTACATCCAGAGACTCAAAACAAGGTTATCCCGATGCAAGATTCAGAAGCTTCCCGTTATTTTTACCGGGTCCTATGAATAACAGGATCGAGATCATCGACTATAAATACGAAGACACACAAAACTTTGACTTACCCCCTATTCCTACCCCGGTAAAGTCAAAGGACAACATGCAGACCGACTTTGAGTTAAAGAAAGATGACAAAGCATACTCTTCGAATAGTTTTTACCCTGTCGATGCCGGTTCGCTCGAACCTGTGACTATGTTCCGCAATAAATATATTTCAAACGCTATAATAAGCCCGGTTCTATACAACCCGGCTACAAAAACCCTACGAAGATATTCATACATTAAGTTTAGAGTGACTTTTGGCAGTAGCCCTATTTATACAAATAAGCAACAAAGCTTCGAGGAGAATTTATACTATCGCGACCTCGCAATTAATTCAAGTGTTGCTATCAACTGGTCGACTCCTGACTTTAATAACCCGCTTGATAACGGTCCGGCAAATAGCGTGTTGCAATCCGGTGACTTCTACAAAATAGAAGTAAAAGAAACCGGCATGTATAAACTGGACAAAAACGCCCTGCAAAATGCCGGAATAAATGTTTCCGGTATCGATCCGAGAACAATAAAGATATACGGCAACAGCGGAAGGGAAATTCCGTTCAGCAATGCTATCCCGGTTGCCACAGATCTGATCGAGAATAGGATTCTTGTTGTAGGACAGGATGATGGTGTTTTTGATGATGGAGATTATGTGGTATTCTTTGGAAGAAGCCAGAGCGACTGGACCTACTCTGAATCTGAACCATCTGTTTCACCATACTATCATTATATGAACCCCTATACAAAATCCAATTACTATTGGATCACGTTTGGCGGTTCTAACGGACTGAGAATGAATCCGGTTAATTCTCCCAATCAGGCAAACCCTTTATCGGAACCGTACTTCTATGACATATCATTCGAGGATCCGGAAGTAAATAACCTCGGTTCGACAGGAACGATATGGTTTAGCCAGAGAATAGGTCCTGGTGAAAGTTTTACTTTTAACAAATCGTTAAAAGGATACGCTCCTGGTGTACCGATGGAGATCTACTCAAAGTATGGCAACGGTACATATTTCACTACTGCATATTTTGAGTTCTCCGAATCGAGTTCGGGATATAATAGCATTACTGACGTTTTTGGATACTCCGGAGATTTTTCGCACATTAATCTTGTGGATAAGAGATTTCAGCTTACTCCTAACTCAGAAAACTTCACGCTGAGGATCTCTCTTCCATCAAATCTAAATCCGTCAAATGTTGTTGGCTATTATGACTTTGTAGAGTTTAAGTATCCGAGAACGTTTTCAAGCGTTGACAATAATACTTTATTCTTCCACGCTAAGGATACTACAGGCACATATGAATACACTGTATCGACATTTACTTCACCGGATGTGAGAATATATGACCTAACTGACGAATTTAATATAGATCTTATTACTCCTCTGTCGAACAGCAATGGAACAGTAAAATTCCAGTCCAACCAGACACAGGGAACACCCAGAACTTATTGTCTTGTTGGCGGATCAAATAATTATAAGGCTCCCCTTTCGATTTCATCCAAGGTACCTAACCAGAACCTTCATGGAATAACCGACGGTGCAAGTTTTATAATCATTACCGATAAAGAATTTATCCCGGCTGCGCAGAGATTAAAAGCAATGAGGGAAAAACCGGGTCCCAGTTACCTAAAGACAATGATCGTTGATATCGATCAGATATATAATGAGTTTTCGGCGGGTGTTATGGATCCTCTTGCTGTGAGAAGCTTTCTAAAAAGAGCATATTACAATTGGAGTGAAAGACCTGTCTATGTAATGTTCTTGGGTGATGGAAGCTATGATTTTAGAAATATCTACAATCTGCAAACGAAGAATTATCTTCCTTCTATGCAAAAATCAGACATCACGATTAACGAGATAAATAGTTTCCCGAGTGATGACTTCGTAACTAATATCAACGATACTGCTTCCCTTGTTCAGGCTGTAAAACCGGATTTTGGTGTTGGAAGAATATGTGCCAACTCATTGACCGATGCAAATAACTACATAGACAAGATAGAGAAGTATGAAAACCCGGAAAATAACGGTCTGTGGAAGAAGAAAATAATGTACGTTGCGGATGACGGCTGGACTACCAGCAATCCGGGCGGTGAAGGCTCACTCCATACCGGGCAATGTGAAATGGTAGCCGAGTTTTATACTCCGCAGGACTTTGAAAAGGAAAAAATATACATTGTTAACTATCCTACGGTAATAACTGCCCAGGGTAGAAGGAAACCTCAGGCAAACATTGACATCGTAAGAGGATGGAACGAAGGAAGGCTTGTTGTTAATTACACCGGGCACGGAAGCGCTGACCTATGGGCTCACGAACAGATATTCGAAAGACAGGTATCGATACCCCAGCTTAATAATAGCAAACGTTACCCGCTTGTTACCATAGCAAGCTGTGACCTGGCAAGATACGATGATCCGTTCTTCCCCAGCGCGGCGGAAGAGTTAACCAATCTGCCTAATAAAGGCGCTATTGGTGTCATTGCTGCCGTAAGACCCGTATACGCTTCACAGAATGCTGTATTTAACAACACATTCTGGAATAATTTTGCATGGAAAAAAGATACGCTTAACCTGCCCATCAGGATAGGAAGAGCTATGTACAATACAAAGCAGTCCTTTTCCAGCGTAAGTGATAACGACACAAAATACGTTCTGCTTTGCGATCCTACATTGAGGATTGCCATCCCGCAGTATTTTACAAGGATAGACAGCATAAACGGAACACCGGGTTCTGATACAGCCATTTTAAAAGCCTTGCAGAAAGTGAAGATCTCGGGAAGCGTACTTCGCCCTGACTCTACTTTCTGGAATGATTATAACGGTGAAGTATTTATTAAGATATTCGACGTAAGCAGGTATATAACTGTGTATGATTTTGGTTTTCCGTTTACATTTAGATTAGACGGAGGTCTGATATTTGCCGGTAATGCAAGCGTTACTAATGGTCTGTGGAATCTCGAATTTGTAGTCCCAAAGGACATATCTTATAGAAATGGAAGCGGTAAACTTATTGGTTATTTCCAAAACAGCAATACCGACGGTTCGGGTTATACCGATAGGTTTGTACTAAATGGTATTGATTCCCTTGCCGTGGCCGATACAACAGGTCCGCAAATATCGATATTTATGGGCGACCGTAATTTTAGAACCGGTGATGTTATAAATCAGAATTCGACCCTCATCGCTGACTTCTTCGATCAAAATGGAATGAACCTTACAGGTACGATAGGACACAAAATAGAGGCAATAATTAATAACAATGAGAACAATAAAATAGACCTGACATCATATTATAATGCAACAAGCGGCTATCAATACGGCTCATTGGAGTACCCCCTGCAAAATCTTGCTTCGGGTGATTATAACCTGAAGATCAAAGCTTGGGACACTTACAATAATTACTCCGTATCATCCGTAGATTTTAAAGTGATGGATAATAGCCAGCTGGTTATTGAGAATGTTTATAACTACCCGAACCCGATGACGGATAATACAAGCTTCCTCTTCAACCAAAATCTCGACCAGCCTCTGGATGTAAAGATCAAGATTTATACCGTAAGCGGAAGACTTATTAAAGAATTGACTCAAAGCAATGTAACAGATAAATTCGTCAAAATTGATTGGGACGGACGTGATGATGATGGCGACAATATTGCAAATGGAACTTATATATACCGTCTTATAGTAAAAACACAAGACGGTACGTTCAATGAAACTTCAACCGGTAAAATTGCTAAATTAAAATAA
- the porV gene encoding type IX secretion system outer membrane channel protein PorV: MLKSNKKRAVYLLLAIVALFAAKGNDVYAQDENSNVISTGVPFLLIGPNSRFSGMGETGTAVADDATAMHWNPAGLAFQGPGTEIDFTHSPWLAGLNIGDLFYDYIAAKKDIKSINGTVGASLTYLNIGEIIFTDEAGRLDESKNYKAYELAFALGYATKLSKDFGMGITTRFIYSRLSPHTVGGEQGSGTAFTMSFDIAGMYRPTKGPKFLKDRFSIGLNLSNLGPKISYVDADQADPIPTQIRLGLAYEVFKNEGNSLTLTTDFAKLLVHRYKDDNGDFQSDPFYEALFTSWSGDVLSSIQTSIGAEYWYGNPKLIALRAGYFYEDPSYGNRKFITLGAGIRYSLYGFDFSYIDALEENHPLANTLRFGLSVNFK, encoded by the coding sequence ATGTTGAAAAGTAACAAAAAACGAGCAGTATACCTCTTGCTGGCAATAGTGGCTTTGTTTGCCGCTAAAGGAAATGATGTATATGCTCAGGATGAAAACTCAAATGTAATATCCACTGGTGTCCCATTTCTTCTGATCGGGCCAAACTCCAGGTTTTCAGGCATGGGTGAAACTGGTACTGCTGTAGCTGATGATGCTACCGCTATGCACTGGAATCCGGCTGGATTGGCATTTCAGGGACCCGGTACTGAGATAGACTTTACTCACTCACCATGGCTTGCTGGATTGAATATAGGTGATCTTTTCTACGATTATATTGCTGCTAAAAAGGACATAAAATCCATCAACGGAACGGTTGGCGCCAGCCTTACCTATCTTAATATCGGTGAAATTATTTTCACTGATGAAGCAGGAAGACTCGACGAATCCAAAAACTATAAAGCTTATGAGCTTGCATTCGCTCTTGGCTACGCCACAAAGCTTTCTAAAGATTTTGGTATGGGCATTACAACAAGGTTCATTTACAGCAGACTTTCGCCTCACACAGTTGGTGGTGAGCAAGGAAGCGGTACTGCTTTCACAATGAGCTTTGATATAGCTGGAATGTACAGACCTACAAAAGGTCCTAAGTTCCTCAAAGACAGGTTCTCGATCGGTCTTAATCTTTCAAACCTCGGTCCAAAGATCTCTTATGTTGATGCTGACCAGGCCGACCCTATTCCCACACAGATAAGGCTCGGACTGGCTTACGAAGTATTTAAGAACGAAGGTAACAGCTTAACTTTGACAACCGATTTCGCAAAACTTCTTGTGCACAGATACAAAGATGATAACGGTGATTTCCAATCAGATCCTTTCTATGAAGCGTTATTTACCTCATGGAGTGGTGATGTTTTATCATCTATTCAGACATCGATTGGAGCCGAATATTGGTACGGAAACCCAAAACTGATCGCGCTTAGAGCAGGTTACTTCTATGAAGATCCTTCATACGGTAACAGAAAGTTCATCACGCTCGGAGCAGGTATCAGGTACAGCCTATACGGTTTCGATTTCAGCTACATCGACGCTCTTGAAGAAAACCATCCGCTGGCTAATACCCTCAGGTTTGGTTTAAGTGTTAATTTCAAATAA
- a CDS encoding DUF2520 domain-containing protein, giving the protein MKKKKICILGVGKTGSALAIELADAGYKVKYLVGRDEKILGKVSKKIKGSKISFTLSQEILDKSSIVFITVRDAQLKEAVDEIKATGADVEGKMFIHTSGSVPSRALSGLKRKGALTGSFHPIQTFSGVSFKNQRLLKGIYFGIEGDEEVKKFLNKAAKKLGSGVLEIVSAKKPLYHLASVIASNFLVTNIAVLSDVLSKAGINDVDAYSVYKGIIKQTLKNINRNGTAGSLTGPVERNDMETISAHVEYLKKHLPEMEAFYKEASKLTSKVAKEKGSLSDKQYEDINRFLSKKR; this is encoded by the coding sequence GTGAAGAAAAAAAAGATCTGCATATTAGGAGTAGGAAAGACGGGTTCAGCGCTGGCGATAGAGCTGGCTGATGCCGGGTATAAGGTGAAATACCTGGTAGGCAGAGACGAGAAGATACTCGGAAAAGTGTCAAAGAAGATCAAAGGCAGTAAGATATCATTTACATTGTCGCAGGAGATACTGGATAAGTCTTCAATCGTATTTATAACGGTGAGGGACGCGCAGTTGAAAGAAGCGGTGGATGAGATCAAAGCAACAGGCGCGGATGTAGAAGGTAAGATGTTCATTCATACAAGCGGGTCGGTTCCGTCACGCGCGCTGAGCGGTTTAAAGAGAAAGGGCGCATTGACAGGGTCATTTCATCCGATACAGACATTCAGCGGAGTTAGTTTTAAGAATCAGAGGTTATTAAAAGGGATATATTTCGGAATAGAAGGAGATGAGGAAGTAAAGAAATTTCTTAACAAGGCCGCAAAGAAGCTGGGATCTGGGGTGCTGGAAATCGTGTCAGCGAAGAAACCACTGTATCATTTAGCCAGCGTAATAGCGTCGAACTTCCTTGTAACGAATATTGCGGTATTGTCTGATGTACTGAGTAAAGCCGGGATAAATGACGTCGACGCGTATAGTGTGTATAAGGGCATAATAAAGCAGACGCTCAAGAACATAAATAGAAACGGCACGGCAGGGTCGCTAACGGGTCCGGTCGAGAGGAATGACATGGAAACAATATCCGCGCATGTGGAGTATTTAAAGAAGCACCTGCCCGAAATGGAAGCGTTTTACAAAGAGGCAAGCAAATTGACCTCGAAAGTAGCTAAAGAAAAAGGTAGTTTATCCGATAAGCAATACGAAGATATAAACCGTTTTTTAAGCAAAAAAAGATGA
- the rnc gene encoding ribonuclease III, with the protein MFKFLKSIKRLLPGFKKPDQRDSVYARTAKKIDFQKFQKTIHYSINNKEFFITALTHRSFVNIKKEHIRAGLISNERLEFLGDAVLDLVVAEFLYKNFPMNEEGDLTKFRSILVNKRFLAERAKKIHLQDYILASYTALKSIQEGYDAILADAYEAIIGAIFLDSGYEAAKEFLNQEIFVKLDIKWLDEFDENHKSRFLEYAQANTEYVPEYSVIKEEGPEHNKLFTVEVYLNRTSLGVGQGKSKKQAEQMAAKNAMENLDRIEPSELKKKKQK; encoded by the coding sequence ATGTTCAAATTCCTTAAAAGTATAAAAAGGCTCCTCCCCGGTTTTAAAAAACCTGACCAGAGGGATTCCGTTTATGCACGCACCGCAAAAAAGATAGATTTCCAAAAGTTCCAAAAGACTATCCACTACTCTATTAACAATAAAGAGTTCTTTATAACCGCTCTTACTCACCGCTCATTTGTAAACATTAAAAAAGAACATATTCGAGCGGGACTTATCTCAAACGAACGGCTTGAATTTCTCGGTGACGCAGTACTTGATCTTGTTGTAGCGGAATTCCTTTATAAGAACTTCCCCATGAACGAGGAAGGCGACCTTACGAAATTCAGATCGATTCTCGTCAATAAAAGATTCCTCGCTGAGAGAGCCAAAAAGATCCATCTTCAGGACTACATACTCGCTTCATACACTGCCTTAAAATCCATTCAGGAAGGATACGACGCAATCCTGGCTGATGCTTATGAGGCTATCATTGGAGCTATCTTTCTCGATTCAGGTTATGAAGCCGCTAAAGAATTCCTCAATCAGGAGATCTTCGTTAAGCTGGATATAAAATGGCTGGATGAATTCGACGAAAATCACAAAAGCAGATTTTTAGAATACGCGCAGGCAAATACAGAATATGTTCCTGAATATTCAGTTATTAAAGAAGAGGGACCCGAACATAATAAGCTCTTCACTGTCGAGGTTTACCTGAATAGGACCAGCCTGGGAGTAGGTCAGGGTAAGTCCAAAAAGCAGGCTGAACAAATGGCTGCCAAAAACGCCATGGAAAATCTTGATAGGATCGAACCTTCCGAATTAAAGAAGAAAAAGCAAAAATAA
- the fabF gene encoding beta-ketoacyl-ACP synthase II, with the protein MRKRVVVTGLGVVSPIGLNLQDFWKNLTAGQSGVDLITYFDTTEFDTKFAAELKNFDPLNFMDRKLSQRTDPFTQYALAATEMAVKDSGVDFEQFDKNRVGVVYGSGIGGMWTYDKQQNNLYKRDGNPDRISPFFIPMLIADIAAGRISMQYGLKGPNYATTSACTTSAHSIIDSVMIIQRGMADMMVTGGAEAVICPMGVGGFNAMKALSTRNDDPKKASRPFDKNRDGFVMGEGGATLILEELESAKKRGATIYAEIAGIGMSADAYHITEPAPEGEGFANAMIASLKDSDLTVNDIDVVNAHGTSTYYNDKNETMAVKRVFGDRAYKIPVHSVKSMIGHLLGAAGAIEAITSILTIKDSKVPPTINYEEKDPECDLDYVTEGARDMDVKTVLSDNSGFGGHNTSIIFKKYEE; encoded by the coding sequence ATGAGAAAAAGAGTTGTTGTCACAGGATTAGGTGTTGTAAGTCCTATCGGCTTGAACCTGCAGGACTTCTGGAAAAATCTCACAGCAGGTCAAAGCGGTGTTGACCTCATTACGTATTTCGATACCACTGAATTTGACACAAAGTTTGCCGCCGAGTTGAAAAATTTCGATCCGTTAAATTTTATGGATAGAAAACTTTCACAGCGTACGGATCCGTTCACACAGTATGCGCTCGCAGCAACAGAAATGGCAGTAAAAGATTCCGGCGTCGATTTCGAACAGTTCGATAAAAATCGCGTTGGTGTTGTCTACGGTTCTGGTATCGGCGGTATGTGGACTTACGATAAACAGCAGAATAATCTCTACAAAAGAGACGGCAATCCCGACAGGATAAGCCCGTTCTTTATCCCAATGCTTATAGCTGATATTGCCGCCGGCAGGATTTCGATGCAATACGGATTAAAAGGTCCTAACTATGCGACTACTTCCGCATGTACTACTTCCGCCCACTCTATAATTGATTCTGTAATGATAATACAGAGAGGCATGGCTGATATGATGGTTACCGGTGGCGCTGAAGCAGTTATCTGTCCTATGGGCGTTGGCGGTTTCAATGCAATGAAAGCCCTTTCAACCAGAAACGATGATCCTAAAAAGGCATCACGGCCTTTCGATAAAAACAGGGATGGATTCGTTATGGGTGAAGGCGGTGCAACTCTAATCCTCGAAGAGCTGGAGTCAGCTAAAAAAAGAGGAGCAACCATATATGCTGAAATAGCAGGTATAGGTATGAGCGCTGACGCTTACCATATTACCGAGCCGGCTCCTGAAGGAGAAGGTTTTGCTAATGCTATGATTGCCTCCTTAAAGGATTCGGATCTAACAGTGAATGACATTGACGTTGTAAACGCGCACGGAACATCTACATACTACAACGACAAAAACGAGACAATGGCTGTAAAACGCGTCTTTGGTGATAGAGCATATAAGATCCCTGTTCATTCTGTAAAATCTATGATTGGTCACCTCCTCGGAGCAGCCGGAGCTATTGAAGCAATAACTTCTATTTTGACTATCAAAGACAGTAAGGTTCCCCCAACAATTAACTACGAAGAAAAAGATCCCGAATGCGACCTGGATTATGTAACCGAGGGAGCAAGGGATATGGATGTAAAAACCGTACTCTCGGATAATTCCGGTTTCGGCGGACATAATACATCTATCATATTCAAAAAATACGAAGAGTAA
- the prmC gene encoding peptide chain release factor N(5)-glutamine methyltransferase has product MEATKNRQHLNKAGIFTVSDAVDYGVELLEKGGVDEARANVEIFLSDMLDCKRTELRRIGDKVMQGSELDRYNNFLERRLIGEPLQYIMGSVNFYGYDIKVNPSVLIPRPETELLVEKVLEDIRQSGKNDVNIVEAGTGSGCIAGALGKELQKMEINYHITAYDISQEAVDTALENLVYNHLIDGRIEIKTGNVLDSVIVNNETDYLVSNPPYVSQDEYSELSKEILEHEPECALTDNGDGMTFYRKFIEQSKEMKNGSKIFCEIGFGQKDELERLLKEEGIREYSFYKDLNGIERIMEVTV; this is encoded by the coding sequence ATGGAGGCGACAAAAAACCGTCAGCATTTAAATAAGGCAGGAATATTCACGGTCAGCGATGCAGTAGATTACGGGGTTGAATTGCTGGAAAAGGGAGGCGTAGACGAAGCCAGGGCGAATGTCGAGATATTTCTTTCCGATATGCTGGATTGCAAGAGGACTGAGTTAAGGAGAATCGGTGACAAAGTGATGCAGGGAAGTGAACTCGACAGGTATAATAATTTCCTCGAAAGAAGGCTGATTGGCGAACCGTTGCAGTATATAATGGGGAGCGTGAATTTTTACGGGTATGACATTAAGGTGAACCCGTCTGTACTGATACCGCGACCGGAAACGGAGCTATTGGTGGAGAAAGTGCTGGAGGATATAAGACAGTCAGGAAAGAATGATGTGAACATTGTGGAAGCAGGAACGGGTTCAGGATGTATAGCTGGGGCTTTAGGCAAAGAGTTACAAAAAATGGAAATAAACTATCACATAACCGCATACGACATATCACAAGAGGCAGTTGATACTGCATTAGAGAACCTGGTATATAATCACTTAATAGATGGGAGAATAGAGATAAAGACCGGCAATGTATTGGATTCAGTGATAGTAAATAATGAAACTGATTATCTGGTGTCGAATCCGCCGTATGTCTCACAGGATGAGTACAGTGAATTATCCAAAGAGATACTCGAACATGAGCCGGAATGCGCGCTTACGGATAACGGCGATGGGATGACTTTTTACAGGAAATTCATAGAACAGTCAAAGGAAATGAAAAACGGGTCGAAGATATTTTGCGAGATAGGATTCGGACAGAAGGATGAACTGGAAAGACTATTGAAAGAAGAAGGAATAAGAGAGTATAGTTTTTATAAAGATCTTAACGGGATAGAAAGGATCATGGAGGTGACGGTTTGA